ATTTACTTTTGCACCACCAGGTAAATCTAAGTCAGTCATCGCTTTATTTACTGCTGTGTTTACTTTACTCAAATCTTCATTTGAAGCTTCGGCTGTAATTTGGATTGTTTCTTTTCCGTCTTTATGGAAAATTTCTGTTTGTGTTTGTTTTTCTGAAATAGTTGCGATGTCTTTTAAAGGTATTGGTCCATTAATAGGTGATAGTATGTTTGTATTTAAAATATCTTCTTGTTTATTAATGTTTTCTTTTTTGTGTTCTATCATAATAGTAGCTTTTTCATTATTAATTGTAATTTCGCCAATAGGTGATTTCTTCATAAGGAATGCTACTTGTTGCGCAGCTATTTCTGGTGTTAAACCTAGTTGTTCAGCCTTTGTTTGATCAATATGAATTTGCCATTCTTTCTTAGAGTCTTCTAAATTTGTTTTTACTTTAGAAAGATCATCCATGCTTTTTAGTTTTGTTTCAACGATAGTAGCCGCCTCTTTTAAATCCGCTTCGTTAGTAGCTGTTACGTTAAATTGTAAGTTATTGCCGCCGCCAGAGCTTGAATAACTTGTTTTTATATAATCAAGTTCAGCAGGCTCAAAAGTTTTATTTTCCTTTTTTAACTCTTTAATATATTGATCAATATCAGAACCTTTTTTAAAGACTACGAATATACTAGCGAGGTTATTTTTAGTTGTTTGCCCCCATTGTGCATCTTCTGCGCTAGATCCCATTCGTAAAATAACGTCTGTTATATCTGAATTAGAAAGTAATTTTTTTTCAAAATCAAATGCTTTTTGTTTTTGAGATTCAGCATTATAATGGGCTGGAAATGTCATGTTAATAGATAACATTGTGTCGTCTTCAGATTTTATGTTTGCTTTCGGTAGTAATATATAAGCTGCAATTGATCCTACAAATAATAAAAATGCAGTAAGTAGAATAATGAATTTATGAGAAAGAGCCCACTTTAATGTAGCGACATATCGTGATGAAGAACTTGGCTTTCGATGCTTTGTTTTTTTGAGTAGTAAAAAAGCCATAAGTGGAACAACTGTTAGTGCAACGATTAAGGATGATAATATAGAATATACAACTGCTAATACCATAGGTAACATTAATTTTCCGATTGCTCCTGATACGAGGCCGATAGGTAAAAAAACAGCGACCGTTGTTAAAGTAGAAGAAGTAATTGCGACTGCGACTTCTTTCGTTGCATCGAGAATGATATCTTTAGAGAAAGAATCTTTTTGTAAACGGCGGAAAATATTCTCGATGACAACGATACTATCATCGACGAGACGTCCAACCGCAACAGCTAAACCACCGAGGGTTAAAATGTTAAGCGTAATGTTAGATTGATGTAGTAAAAAGAGTGTTAATAAAATGGATAATGGAATACTGACAACAGCGATGAGTGTTGTTCGGAAGTTACGTAAAAAGATTAAGATAATTAGAGTTGCAGCGATTGCTCCAAGTATTACTTCTTTTCCCATGCTAGTAACAGCATTTTCAACTTGTTCATGGGTTGAAGCCAAAAGTTTAATGGAAAATTGATCTTTATATTCCTTATCTATCTCTTTAACTTTTTTATCAATCTCTTTTCCAATGGCAACTGCATTTTTACTCGGTTCTTTCATGATGATTAATCCTGTGCCTTCTTCTCCGTTTATATGTGAGATTGTATCGTAGTGTTGTTTGATTTCAATTTGAGCAATGTCTTGCAATTTCACTTGGGGTGCCACAGTGATGTTTTTAATGTCATTTACATTTTTTATGTCCCCAATGACGCGGAGGTTGTATTCTTCCTGATTAACAGTAATTGCCCCAGCTGGAGTAGAAGTTTCTTTTCCTTGTAAAACAGTTAGTACCTGCTGTGATGTTACGTTTTTGTTTTTTAATTGGTTCGGATCAAGTACGATAGATAATTCAGAGGTGGATTTTCCGAAAAACATAACGTTGGCAACACCATCAATGTTTTCGAGTTGTGGTACGATTTCTTTTTCAATTTGTTTTTCATCTGCTTTTGAAAAACCGTTTTGTTTCTGGATAGTAATTTGAGCGAGTGGAATCATAGAAGTGTTTAATTGACTAACTACGGGCTTGGTTACATCTTTAGGTAATTTAATTGTATTGACGGCTTTTTCGACTTCGCGTGCTGCATCTTTCATGTTTGCTTTTGATGTATACGCAATGTCGATACGTGATAATCCCTCGTATGTAGAAGAAGTAATGGTGTCGACGTGTTCTAAATTGCGAAATTGTTTTTCGAGAGGATCAGTTACATCCTTTGTCATCGTTTCAGCGTCGAGTCCTTGAGATAAGGTTGTGACGGTAATTGCTGGATTGTCGATACTCGGTAAAAATTCCATAGGTAATTTAGAGCCGGAATAAACACCGAGTATGGAAATGAGAAAAATCATGATGATAATGGCAGCTCGGTTTTTTAATGAAAACTTTGTTAACCTATCCATAAAATAATTCCTCCATTGGTTTATTTATAGTTGAGTGCGTCCTTTCTTACTATATAACAAAAAATGGATATTTTTCATTAATTAAATGTAAAAAAATTCTAACAATATCCTTAAGTTTGTATTAGGATTGGAATGTTGTTAATTTGTAGGGGGTAAATTTTTGAATGAGAAGGAAGGGGATAATGCGCGCGAGTGGCTGTTTAATGTAGACGGGATTTTTTCTTAAGGCTAATTTGTATAGTTATTTTATAGAAGGATAATGATTATAAGCTTTAATATAGAAGAGAATGAAAATTTGGGAAGGTATTGTGAAATACAATTTGGTTGAACGGAGTGTATTAGCATACAATTAGAATAACTATTTTCAGTAGTAAGGATAATAGTTACTTCTATAGAAGAAAGTAGGGTAGATAATTTTTTTATATTTTTATAAAAAAACACTTGTTATTTAAAAGTTGTGATGGTATATTAATAAACGTCGCTGATGCGGAAACGCAGAAAACGACAAAAAAGAAATTTTAAAACTTAGTTGACATCGAAAAATTAAGATGTTAATATGATGAAGTCGCTTCTGAAGCGGCGGACAAGTTCTTTGAAAACTGAACGAAACAAACAACGTGAAACGTCAATTTTTATTTTAGATGCTAGACAAACTAACTTTATTGGAGAGTTTGATCCTGGCTCAGGATGAACGCTGGCGGCGTGCCTAATACATGCAAGTCGAGCGAATGGATTAAGAGCTTGCTCTTATGAAGTTAGCGGCGGACGGGTGAGTAACACGTGGGTAACCTGCCCATAAGACTGGGATAACTCCGGGAAACCGGGGCTAATACCGGATAACATTTTGAACCGCATGGTTCGAAATTGAAAGGCGGCTTCGGCTGTCACTTATGGATGGACCCGCGTCGCATTAGCTAGTTGGTGAGGTAACGGCTCACCAAGGCAACGATGCGTAGCCGACCTGAGAGGGTGATCGGCCACACTGGGACTGAGACACGGCCCAGACTCCTACGGGAGGCAGCAGTAGGGAATCTTCCGCAATGGACGAAAGTCTGACGGAGCAACGCCGCGTGAGTGATGAAGGCTTTCGGGTCGTAAAACTCTGTTGTTAGGGAAGAACAAGTGCTAGTTGAATAAGCTGACACCTTGACGGTACCTAACCAGAAAGCCACGGCTAACTACGTGCCAGCAGCCGCGGTAATACGTAGGTGGCAAGCGTTATCCGGAATTATTGGGCGTAAAGCGCGCGCAGGTGGTTTCTTAAGTCTGATGTGAAAGCCCACGGCTCAACCGTGGAGGGTCATTGGAAACTGGGAGACTTGAGTGCAGAAGAGGAAAGTGGAATTCCATGTGTAGCGGTGAAATGCGTAGAGATATGGAGGAACACCAGTGGCGAAGGCGACTTTCTGGTCTGTAACTGACACTGAGGCGCGAAAGCGTGGGGAGCAAACAGGATTAGATACCCTGGTAGTCCACGCCGTAAACGATGAGTGCTAAGTGTTAGAGGGTTTCCGCCCTTTAGTGCTGAAGTTAACGCATTAAGCACTCCGCCTGGGGAGTACGGCCGCAAGGCTGAAACTCAAAGGAATTGACGGGGGCCCGCACAAGCGGTGGAGCATGTGGTTTAATTCGAAGCAACGCGAAGAACCTTACCAGGTCTTGACATCCTCTGAAAACCCTAGAGATAGGGCTTCTCCTTCGGGAGCAGAGTGACAGGTGGTGCATGGTTGTCGTCAGCTCGTGTCGTGAGATGTTGGGTTAAGTCCCGCAACGAGCGCAACCCTTGATCTTAGTTGCCATCATTAAGTTGGGCACTCTAAGGTGACTGCCGGTGACAAACCGGAGGAAGGTGGGGATGACGTCAAATCATCATGCCCCTTATGACCTGGGCTACACACGTGCTACAATGGACGGTACAAAGAGCTGCAAGACCGCGAGGTGGAGCTAATCTCATAAAACCGTTCTCAGTTCGGATTGTAGGCTGCAACTCGCCTACATGAAGCTGGAATCGCTAGTAATCGCGGATCAGCATGCCGCGGTGAATACGTTCCCGGGCCTTGTACACACCGCCCGTCACACCACGAGAGTTTGTAACACCCGAAGTCGGTGGGGTAACCTTTTTGGAGCCAGCCGCCTAAGGTGGGACAGATGATTGGGGTGAAGTCGTAACAAGGTAGCCGTATCGGAAGGTGCGGCTGGATCACCTCCTTTCTATGGAGAATTGATGAACGCTGTTCATCAATAAAGTTTCCGTGTTTCGTTTTGTTCAGTTTTGAGAGAACTATCTCTCATATATAAATGTATGTTCTTTGAAAACTAGATAACAGTGTAGCTCATATTTTTTAATTTTAGTTTGGTTAAGTTAGAAAGGGCGCACGGTGGATGCCTTGACACTAGGAGTCGATGAAGGACGGGACTAACGCCGATATGCTTCGGGGAGCTGTAAGTAAGCTTTGATCCGAAGATTTCCGAATGGGGAAACCCACCATACGTAATGGTATGGTATCCTTATCTGAATACATAGGGTAAGGAAGACAGACCCAGGGAACTGAAACATCTAAGTACCTGGAGGAAGAGAAAGCAAATGCGATTTCCTGAGTAGCGGCGAGCGAAACGGAACATAGCCCAAACCAAGAGGCTTGCCTCTTGGGGTTGTAGGACATTCTATACGGAGTTACAAAGGAACGAGGTAGACGAAGCGACCTGGAAAGGTCCGTCGTAGAGGGTAACAACCCCGTAGTCGAAACTTCGTTCTCTCTTGAATGTATCCTGAGTACGGCGGAACACGTGAAATTCCGTCGGAATCTGGGAGGACCATCTCCCAAGGCTAAATACTCCCTAGTGATCGATAGTGAACCAGTACCGTGAGGGAAAGGTGAAAAGCACCCCGGAAGGGGAGTGAAAGAGATCCTGAAACCGTGTGCCTACAAATAGTCAGAGCCCGTTAACGGGTGATGGCGTGCCTTTTGTAGAATGAACCGGCGAGTTACGATCCCGTGCGAGGTTAAGCTGAAGAGGCGGAGCCGCAGCGAAAGCGAGTCTGAATAGGGCGTTTAGTACGTGGTCGTAGACCCGAAACCAGGTGATCTACCCATGTCCAGGGTGAAGTTCAGGTAACACTGAATGGAGGCCCGAACCCACGCACGTTGAAAAGTGCGGGGATGAGGTGTGGGTAGCGGAGAAATTCCAATCGAACCTGGAGATAGCTGGTTCTCCCCGAAATAGCTTTAGGGCTAGCCTTAAGTGTAAGAGTCTTGGAGGTAGAGCACTGATTGGACTAGGGGTCCTCATCGGATTACCGAATTCAGTCAAACTCCGAATGCCAATGACTTATCCTTAGGAGTCAGACTGCGAGTGATAAGATCCGTAGTCAAAAGGGAAACAGCCCAGACCGCCAGCTAAGGTCCCAAAGTGTGTATTAAGTGGAAAAGGATGTGGAGTTGCTTAGACAACTAGGATGTTGGCTTAGAAGCAGCCACCATTTAAAGAGTGCGTAATAGCTCACTAGTCGAGTGACTCTGCGCCGAAAATGTACCGGGGCTAAATACACCACCGAAGCTGCGGATTGATACCAATGGTATCAGTGGTAGGGGAGCGTTCTAAGGACAGTGAAGTCAGACCGGAAGGACTGGTGGAGTGCTTAGAAGTGAGAATGCCGGTATGAGTAGCGAAAGACGGGTGAGAATCCCGTCCACCGAATGCCTAAGGTTTCCTGAGGAAGGCTCGTCCGCTCAGGGTTAGTCAGGACCTAAGCCGAGGCCGACAGGCGTAGGCGATGGACAACAGGTTGATATTCCTGTACCACCTCTTTATCGTTTGAGCAATGGAGGGACGCAGAAGGATAGAAGAAGCGTGCGATTGGTTGTGCACGTCCAAGCAGTTAGGCTGATAAGTAGGCAAATCCGCTTATCGCGTATGCTGAGCTGTGATGGGGAAGCTCCTTATGGAGCGAAGTCTTTGATTCCCCGCTGCCAAGAAAAGCTTCTAGCGAGATAAAAGGTGCCTGTACCGCAAACCGACACAGGTAGGCGAGGAGAGAATCCTAAGGTGTGCGAGAGAACTCTGGTTAAGGAACTCGGCAAAATGACCCCGTAACTTCGGGAGAAGGGGTGCTTTCTTAACGGAAAGCCGCAGTGAATAGGCCCAAGCGACTGTTTAGCAAAAACACAGCTCTCTGCGAAGCCGTAAGGCGAAGTATAGGGGGTGACACCTGCCCGGTGCTGGAAGGTTA
This DNA window, taken from Bacillus cereus ATCC 14579, encodes the following:
- a CDS encoding efflux RND transporter permease subunit, with amino-acid sequence MDRLTKFSLKNRAAIIIMIFLISILGVYSGSKLPMEFLPSIDNPAITVTTLSQGLDAETMTKDVTDPLEKQFRNLEHVDTITSSTYEGLSRIDIAYTSKANMKDAAREVEKAVNTIKLPKDVTKPVVSQLNTSMIPLAQITIQKQNGFSKADEKQIEKEIVPQLENIDGVANVMFFGKSTSELSIVLDPNQLKNKNVTSQQVLTVLQGKETSTPAGAITVNQEEYNLRVIGDIKNVNDIKNITVAPQVKLQDIAQIEIKQHYDTISHINGEEGTGLIIMKEPSKNAVAIGKEIDKKVKEIDKEYKDQFSIKLLASTHEQVENAVTSMGKEVILGAIAATLIILIFLRNFRTTLIAVVSIPLSILLTLFLLHQSNITLNILTLGGLAVAVGRLVDDSIVVIENIFRRLQKDSFSKDIILDATKEVAVAITSSTLTTVAVFLPIGLVSGAIGKLMLPMVLAVVYSILSSLIVALTVVPLMAFLLLKKTKHRKPSSSSRYVATLKWALSHKFIILLTAFLLFVGSIAAYILLPKANIKSEDDTMLSINMTFPAHYNAESQKQKAFDFEKKLLSNSDITDVILRMGSSAEDAQWGQTTKNNLASIFVVFKKGSDIDQYIKELKKENKTFEPAELDYIKTSYSSSGGGNNLQFNVTATNEADLKEAATIVETKLKSMDDLSKVKTNLEDSKKEWQIHIDQTKAEQLGLTPEIAAQQVAFLMKKSPIGEITINNEKATIMIEHKKENINKQEDILNTNILSPINGPIPLKDIATISEKQTQTEIFHKDGKETIQITAEASNEDLSKVNTAVNKAMTDLDLPGGAKVNIAGATESMQENFTDLFKIMGIAIGIVYLIMVITFGQARAPFAILFSLPLAAFGGILGLIISRTPVDVNSLIGALMLIGMVVTNAIVLIERVQQNREHGMETREALLEAGSTRLRPIIMTAITTIVAMLPLLFGQSQAGSMVSKSLAVVVIGGLAVSTALTLVVVPVMYELLDKIGRKRRSRRKISTSTETLDI